A window of Selenomonas ruminantium subsp. lactilytica TAM6421 contains these coding sequences:
- a CDS encoding ClC family H(+)/Cl(-) exchange transporter, which produces MIQYLTNPEHLKLRLFIEGNVIGVFTGLTIALFRYLLELSEKNLPRGYHYLSEHPVYIPLWFTALLLIGYIIHRLLKADGMISGSGIPQIKGVLLGRMDMHWARVLVLKFMGAVMGIGAGLSLGREGPSVQLGACLGQGLGRLTHRSYEENHYLLTAGAGAGLAAAFNAPLAGAIFCLEELSKDFSTYVLMGAIAATVTATTVTQFFFGMEPVFHMGDIPVAATGSVYLLLILLGAFVGFLGLGFNRMLVVSLDAYAKSPLKAWQKPLVPLTVAGVLGFFLPELLGGGSPLVDALVEHEYVLGFLLLLFAGKFFFTMLCFGSGVPGGIFLPMLVLGALGGALFAKLAVACGVLAPQWTVNCIVFGMAAYFSAVVKSPVTGAILIMEMTGSFDHMLSLMLVSMTAFLVAEWAGSEPVYDMLLNRSLQTMEKARAYIKGSR; this is translated from the coding sequence TTGATTCAATATTTAACGAACCCTGAACATTTGAAGCTGCGCCTGTTTATCGAGGGCAATGTGATAGGTGTATTCACAGGCCTGACCATTGCGCTGTTCCGTTATCTGCTGGAATTGTCGGAGAAAAATCTACCCCGCGGGTATCATTATCTGAGTGAACATCCGGTTTATATTCCGCTATGGTTTACGGCCTTATTGCTGATAGGTTATATCATCCATAGGCTGCTGAAGGCGGATGGCATGATTTCCGGTTCGGGCATCCCGCAGATCAAGGGCGTTTTGCTGGGGCGCATGGATATGCATTGGGCGCGGGTGCTGGTGCTGAAATTCATGGGGGCAGTCATGGGCATTGGCGCCGGTTTGTCCTTGGGGCGGGAAGGTCCGAGCGTGCAGCTCGGTGCCTGTTTAGGGCAGGGGCTGGGCCGGCTCACGCACCGCAGTTATGAGGAAAACCATTATCTGCTGACGGCTGGCGCAGGTGCTGGTCTGGCCGCGGCATTTAATGCGCCGTTGGCTGGAGCCATCTTTTGTCTCGAAGAACTGAGCAAGGATTTTTCGACCTATGTGCTGATGGGGGCCATTGCGGCTACGGTCACGGCCACCACGGTGACGCAGTTCTTCTTTGGCATGGAGCCGGTATTCCATATGGGAGATATCCCCGTAGCGGCAACGGGCAGTGTCTATCTGTTACTGATCCTGCTGGGAGCATTTGTGGGCTTTTTAGGACTGGGCTTTAACCGGATGCTTGTGGTATCGTTGGATGCTTATGCCAAATCCCCGCTGAAGGCATGGCAAAAACCGCTGGTCCCATTGACCGTAGCTGGCGTGCTGGGATTTTTCCTGCCGGAATTATTGGGCGGCGGCAGTCCGTTGGTAGATGCGTTGGTGGAGCATGAATATGTGTTGGGCTTTTTACTCCTGCTCTTTGCGGGCAAATTCTTCTTCACCATGCTGTGCTTCGGCTCCGGTGTACCCGGCGGTATCTTCCTGCCCATGCTGGTGTTGGGCGCCCTGGGCGGGGCGTTGTTTGCAAAACTTGCGGTGGCCTGCGGTGTGCTGGCACCTCAATGGACAGTGAACTGCATCGTCTTTGGCATGGCGGCGTATTTTTCTGCCGTGGTCAAATCCCCGGTGACCGGGGCAATACTGATCATGGAGATGACGGGCTCCTTTGACCATATGCTGTCGCTGATGCTCGTGTCCATGACGGCCTTCCTCGTGGCCGAATGGGCAGGCAGTGAGCCGGTGTACGATATGCTGCTGAACCGTAGCCTGCAGACGATGGAGAAGGCGAGGGCCTATATAAAGGGCAGTCGCTGA
- the rpsR gene encoding 30S ribosomal protein S18: MRRDRGRRPRRKVCSFCVDKVEHIDYKDVAKLRRFITERGKILPRRISGNCAKHQRQVTVAIKRARNIALLPFTAE; the protein is encoded by the coding sequence ATGAGACGTGACAGAGGCAGAAGACCTCGTAGAAAGGTCTGCTCTTTCTGCGTAGACAAGGTCGAGCATATCGACTATAAAGACGTTGCAAAACTGCGCCGCTTCATTACGGAGCGTGGCAAGATTTTACCGCGTCGTATCTCCGGCAACTGCGCTAAGCATCAGCGCCAGGTGACCGTTGCTATCAAACGTGCACGCAATATCGCATTGCTGCCGTTCACTGCTGAATAA
- a CDS encoding single-stranded DNA-binding protein, translating to MNKAILIGRLTRDPEVRYTQSGTAVCTFTLAVDRRFARKDANDGQPTADFIPIVVWSKLAEVCGNNLVKGRRISVEGRIQVRSYDAQDGSKRYVTEIIASEVEFLDSRSAAPQAGGFGAPAPAAPQSAPVDGFGPSIPDEEIPF from the coding sequence ATGAATAAGGCAATACTGATTGGCCGTTTGACGCGTGATCCGGAAGTGCGTTATACGCAGTCCGGCACGGCTGTATGCACCTTTACGCTGGCAGTGGATCGCCGCTTTGCCCGTAAGGATGCCAATGATGGTCAGCCCACGGCTGACTTCATTCCCATCGTTGTTTGGAGCAAGCTCGCAGAAGTTTGCGGCAACAATCTGGTGAAAGGTCGTCGTATTTCCGTAGAAGGCCGCATTCAGGTGAGAAGCTATGATGCACAGGATGGCTCGAAGCGTTATGTGACAGAAATCATAGCGAGTGAAGTGGAGTTCCTGGATTCCAGAAGCGCTGCTCCTCAGGCTGGCGGTTTCGGTGCTCCGGCACCGGCAGCTCCGCAGTCCGCGCCTGTTGATGGTTTTGGTCCGTCTATCCCTGACGAAGAAATCCCGTTTTAA
- the rpsF gene encoding 30S ribosomal protein S6 gives MRKYEVIFIVKPMEEEATNAVISKFTKLITENGGTIDKEDRWGKKRLAYEIKDCTEGFYELLYVTCDPACVAECDRVMKITDGILKHMIVKNDEE, from the coding sequence GTGAGAAAGTACGAAGTCATTTTTATCGTGAAACCGATGGAAGAGGAAGCTACGAACGCTGTTATCAGCAAGTTCACTAAGCTCATCACCGAAAACGGCGGTACTATCGATAAAGAAGATCGTTGGGGCAAGAAGCGTCTTGCTTATGAGATCAAAGACTGCACTGAGGGTTTCTATGAACTGCTCTATGTTACCTGCGATCCCGCATGCGTAGCTGAGTGTGACCGTGTCATGAAGATTACGGACGGTATCCTCAAGCACATGATCGTGAAAAACGACGAAGAGTAA
- the nagA gene encoding N-acetylglucosamine-6-phosphate deacetylase, translating to MLAIKNGKFIVPNAAGDFVFREEGALLCEGEKIKGFVSEAEIPAGAEVIDAQGNYVAPGFLNVHIHGCAGADTMDCTEEALAKMARLQAETGVTGFLPTTMTCRWHEVEDALATVMDTMENKPAGAQILGAHMEGPFISPAKKGAQAEENIRKADYKLVKPWEKVVKIITLAPEELPDYDFADKCHAAGITVSIGHTAADYDKAIEAVREHGIHHFTHVYNAMTGFSHRAPGVVGAAFDTADAYCEIIADNVHSHPAAQRLLYHAKSGKNIVLITDSLRACGLGDGPSELGGQEVFVKGELATLKDGTIAGSVATMNRCVKIFWENTGAPLPQIIEMVTKNPAQELGWYAERGSLTAGKRADIVIFDDEVSIQQTIIGGKKS from the coding sequence TTGTTAGCAATCAAGAACGGCAAATTTATCGTACCCAATGCAGCAGGTGATTTTGTTTTCCGCGAGGAGGGCGCTCTGCTCTGTGAGGGCGAAAAAATCAAAGGCTTTGTGTCGGAAGCGGAAATCCCGGCAGGAGCAGAGGTGATAGACGCTCAGGGAAATTATGTGGCCCCGGGCTTCCTCAACGTGCATATCCATGGCTGTGCCGGAGCGGATACCATGGATTGTACGGAGGAGGCTCTGGCCAAGATGGCCAGGCTGCAGGCGGAAACAGGAGTAACAGGCTTCTTGCCCACCACCATGACCTGCAGATGGCATGAGGTGGAGGACGCTTTGGCTACGGTGATGGACACCATGGAAAATAAGCCGGCAGGGGCTCAGATCCTCGGCGCTCATATGGAAGGCCCTTTTATCAGCCCCGCCAAAAAAGGGGCTCAGGCGGAGGAAAATATCCGCAAGGCCGATTATAAACTGGTGAAGCCCTGGGAAAAGGTGGTAAAAATCATTACTTTGGCGCCTGAGGAACTGCCGGATTATGATTTTGCGGATAAATGCCATGCTGCCGGCATTACCGTATCCATCGGCCATACGGCGGCGGATTATGATAAGGCTATCGAGGCAGTTAGAGAGCATGGAATCCATCATTTCACCCATGTCTATAATGCCATGACGGGGTTCAGTCATCGCGCTCCGGGAGTGGTCGGGGCGGCATTTGATACGGCGGATGCTTACTGCGAGATTATCGCCGATAATGTGCATAGCCATCCGGCGGCACAGAGATTGCTCTATCATGCCAAGAGCGGCAAGAATATTGTCCTGATTACGGATTCTTTGCGTGCCTGCGGTTTGGGCGATGGCCCCTCGGAGCTCGGCGGGCAGGAAGTGTTTGTCAAAGGCGAGCTGGCTACGCTCAAAGATGGTACCATTGCGGGCAGTGTAGCGACGATGAACCGCTGTGTGAAGATATTCTGGGAAAATACCGGGGCGCCGCTGCCACAGATCATCGAGATGGTCACGAAAAATCCGGCGCAGGAATTGGGCTGGTATGCGGAACGCGGTTCGCTGACTGCGGGCAAGCGGGCGGATATTGTGATCTTTGATGACGAAGTCAGCATTCAGCAGACCATAATCGGCGGAAAAAAATCGTAA
- a CDS encoding radical SAM protein yields the protein MSQNEMITAVYADEDGNILDAPGMQGMGRTGRENILLKPEDLIPLPESADLMLLPDHLAVGQASDGEVMPISGLAVAAILPAGYTRLYMPAYERAEEAERLPLYGYTAVVVYKDELYCAAVYTDENDKWDPVHYNTKDLKNLVKRTKKDLPGNRIVEQVAGCSLKWHCCTAQNLFYRRWECGIPTSPVCNANCFGCISLQPAECCPSPQQRIDFRPTPEEIAEVGIYHLQVAPDGIISFGQGCEGEPSLAADNIAAGIKLIRQQTSKGQINMNSNVGWTEGVRKIVDAGLDSLRVSIISAREEGYDAYYRASYHLANVKESIRYALDKGVYVSLNLLYFPGFNDREEELAAWQEFFRELPVQMIQVRNLNIDPDAFLDIMPEPQGKAVGTRKFIETLHAEFPQLVIGSFSHYVED from the coding sequence ATGTCGCAGAATGAGATGATTACGGCAGTTTACGCCGATGAGGATGGCAATATCTTAGATGCGCCCGGCATGCAGGGCATGGGGCGTACGGGACGGGAGAACATCCTGCTGAAGCCTGAAGATCTGATTCCCCTGCCGGAAAGCGCTGACCTGATGTTATTGCCGGATCATCTGGCAGTGGGGCAGGCCAGCGATGGCGAAGTGATGCCGATTTCCGGTCTGGCGGTGGCAGCTATCCTGCCTGCAGGGTACACCCGCCTCTATATGCCGGCCTATGAGCGGGCCGAGGAAGCAGAGCGCCTGCCCCTCTATGGCTACACTGCGGTGGTGGTTTACAAGGATGAACTCTATTGCGCCGCCGTGTACACCGACGAGAACGACAAATGGGATCCGGTGCATTACAACACGAAGGACCTCAAGAACCTCGTGAAGCGCACGAAGAAGGATCTGCCGGGCAACCGCATTGTGGAGCAGGTGGCAGGCTGTTCGCTGAAATGGCATTGCTGCACGGCCCAGAATCTCTTCTACCGCCGCTGGGAGTGCGGGATTCCCACCTCCCCGGTCTGCAATGCCAACTGCTTTGGCTGCATTTCCCTGCAGCCGGCAGAATGCTGCCCATCCCCCCAGCAGCGCATCGACTTCCGTCCCACCCCTGAGGAAATTGCGGAAGTAGGCATCTACCATCTGCAGGTGGCTCCGGACGGCATCATCAGTTTCGGTCAAGGCTGTGAGGGTGAGCCGAGCCTAGCGGCGGACAATATCGCCGCAGGCATCAAGCTGATCCGTCAGCAGACCAGCAAGGGGCAGATCAATATGAACTCCAACGTGGGCTGGACGGAAGGCGTCAGGAAAATCGTGGACGCCGGTCTCGATTCCCTGCGGGTGTCTATTATCTCTGCTCGGGAGGAAGGCTACGATGCTTACTATCGGGCCAGCTACCATCTGGCAAATGTCAAGGAGTCCATCCGCTATGCCTTGGACAAGGGTGTCTATGTATCTCTGAACCTGCTCTATTTCCCCGGCTTCAATGACCGGGAAGAGGAACTGGCAGCCTGGCAGGAATTCTTCCGGGAATTGCCGGTGCAGATGATTCAGGTGCGCAATCTCAATATCGATCCGGATGCGTTCCTCGACATCATGCCGGAGCCGCAGGGCAAGGCAGTAGGCACGCGGAAGTTCATCGAGACGCTCCATGCTGAATTCCCCCAGCTCGTAATCGGCAGCTTCAGCCATTATGTGGAAGACTAA
- the pth gene encoding aminoacyl-tRNA hydrolase produces the protein MKIIAGLGNPGSEYAATKHNVGFMLVDALADKLGIDNWQDKFDAKVAQGFIGTEKILLVKPLTYMNESGRAIGPLLNFYKLDAEDLIVVHDDMDIPAGTVRIRKKGSAGGHNGIKSVLAHLGDEHFARVRIGIGRPLPGWTVVNHVLAPFIDEDKPKIKEAIHYLLPAVECIVTEDVDMAMNKYNPKKQKKKKAAQEAPVEGGAENVAE, from the coding sequence ATGAAAATAATTGCGGGCCTGGGCAATCCTGGCAGTGAGTACGCCGCGACCAAGCACAATGTGGGCTTTATGCTCGTGGATGCGTTGGCGGATAAGCTGGGTATTGACAACTGGCAGGATAAATTTGACGCGAAAGTCGCGCAGGGCTTCATCGGCACGGAAAAGATCCTGCTTGTAAAGCCGCTGACCTATATGAATGAAAGCGGGCGGGCAATTGGGCCGCTGCTGAATTTCTATAAATTGGATGCCGAGGACTTGATTGTCGTCCATGACGATATGGATATCCCTGCCGGCACCGTGCGCATCCGCAAGAAAGGCAGTGCGGGTGGCCATAATGGCATCAAGTCGGTGCTGGCCCATTTGGGGGATGAACACTTTGCCCGGGTGCGGATTGGCATTGGCCGTCCCCTGCCGGGCTGGACGGTGGTAAATCATGTGCTGGCTCCGTTCATCGATGAAGACAAGCCGAAAATCAAAGAGGCTATTCATTATCTGCTGCCCGCCGTGGAATGCATCGTGACGGAAGATGTGGATATGGCCATGAATAAATACAATCCCAAGAAGCAGAAGAAAAAGAAGGCGGCGCAGGAAGCGCCTGTGGAAGGAGGGGCAGAAAATGTCGCAGAATGA
- a CDS encoding undecaprenyl-diphosphate phosphatase, with the protein MDLSIAELLKVVVLGIVEGLTEWLPVSSTGHMILVDEFIKLDVSKDFMDMFLVVIQLGAILAVVALNFEKLNPWSDWKTRQEKRDTVSLWFKVIIACVPAAVIGLAFNDYMEEHFMTAPVVAATLIFYGAMFIWIENYNKHRRPRINDLARLDYRTAFIIGMFQVLSLVPGTSRSGATIIGGILFGTSRIVAAEFTFFLAIPVMFGASLLKMVKFGLHYTGAEIVIMIVGMVTAFIVSIISIKFLLSYIKTNDFKAFGWYRIVLGIVVIAYLFLIGDPTADNH; encoded by the coding sequence GTGGATTTAAGCATTGCAGAACTGCTGAAGGTAGTAGTTCTCGGTATCGTAGAAGGGCTGACGGAATGGCTGCCGGTGTCCAGCACAGGCCATATGATTCTGGTGGACGAGTTCATCAAGCTGGATGTCAGCAAGGATTTCATGGATATGTTCCTGGTGGTGATCCAGCTGGGGGCAATCCTGGCCGTAGTGGCGCTGAACTTTGAAAAACTCAATCCCTGGTCTGACTGGAAGACACGGCAGGAAAAGCGGGATACGGTAAGCCTGTGGTTCAAGGTCATCATTGCCTGCGTGCCGGCGGCGGTGATCGGTCTGGCCTTCAATGACTACATGGAGGAGCATTTCATGACGGCGCCTGTGGTGGCCGCCACTTTGATTTTCTATGGTGCCATGTTTATCTGGATTGAGAATTACAACAAGCACCGCCGCCCGCGGATCAACGATCTGGCCCGTCTGGATTACCGCACGGCCTTTATCATCGGTATGTTCCAGGTCTTGTCGCTGGTGCCGGGGACAAGCCGCTCCGGGGCGACGATCATCGGCGGTATCCTCTTCGGGACCAGCCGCATCGTGGCAGCGGAATTTACCTTTTTCTTGGCGATTCCGGTTATGTTCGGTGCCAGCCTCTTGAAGATGGTGAAGTTCGGCCTGCATTATACGGGGGCGGAAATCGTCATTATGATCGTGGGCATGGTTACGGCCTTTATCGTGTCCATCATTTCCATCAAGTTCCTGTTGAGCTATATCAAGACCAATGACTTCAAGGCCTTTGGTTGGTATCGCATCGTGCTGGGCATCGTGGTGATCGCCTATCTGTTCCTGATTGGCGATCCAACGGCGGATAATCATTAA
- a CDS encoding GIY-YIG nuclease family protein, with protein sequence MPSKGENCTYILECSDGTFYTGWTNDLEKRVRTHNAGRGGKYTRARLPVRLVYFETFADKREAQSREWHIKQLTHAQKQNLINDERK encoded by the coding sequence ATGCCGAGTAAGGGCGAGAACTGCACCTATATCTTAGAGTGCAGTGACGGTACTTTTTATACCGGTTGGACTAATGACCTGGAAAAGCGGGTCAGGACGCACAACGCAGGGCGCGGCGGGAAGTATACCCGGGCGCGACTGCCTGTGCGTCTTGTCTATTTTGAAACCTTTGCGGACAAGCGGGAGGCCCAGAGCCGGGAATGGCATATCAAGCAGCTTACCCATGCGCAGAAACAGAATTTGATAAACGACGAGAGGAAGTAG
- a CDS encoding peptidylprolyl isomerase produces MKKILIMMLVVLTALTTGCIAGGKDNGGKKVANRIAVFETNKGTFEIELFEDKTPITTKNFIDLTEKGFYNGVIFHRVIDGFMIQGGDPDGTGMGGPGYTIEDEFLDDLKFTGEGILAMANTGMPHTGGSQFFITLDKTPWLNGKHTIFGKVVKGMDVVRTIGHSETDFADRPLETVVMEKVTIKDAE; encoded by the coding sequence ATGAAAAAGATATTGATCATGATGCTGGTGGTGCTGACGGCGCTTACAACTGGATGCATCGCTGGCGGCAAGGATAATGGAGGCAAAAAAGTGGCTAATCGCATTGCAGTATTTGAAACCAACAAGGGTACCTTTGAAATCGAGCTGTTCGAGGACAAGACGCCGATTACGACGAAGAACTTCATCGATCTGACGGAAAAAGGCTTTTACAATGGTGTAATCTTCCACCGCGTGATTGACGGCTTCATGATTCAGGGCGGTGATCCGGATGGCACGGGCATGGGTGGCCCGGGCTACACCATTGAGGATGAATTCCTCGATGACCTGAAGTTCACGGGTGAAGGCATCCTGGCTATGGCCAACACGGGCATGCCCCATACCGGTGGCAGCCAGTTCTTCATCACGCTGGACAAGACGCCTTGGCTCAATGGCAAGCACACCATCTTCGGCAAGGTTGTGAAGGGCATGGATGTTGTCCGTACCATCGGCCATAGCGAGACGGATTTTGCTGACCGCCCGCTGGAAACGGTGGTCATGGAAAAAGTCACCATCAAAGATGCCGAGTAA
- a CDS encoding methyltransferase domain-containing protein encodes MGKKNTPATIAEKIHHMEGFLDLDKFITGDKNAVKDIEAYYKTNHAAYRRVHSKAGYMHFHVSKDGKTFSPEDASYQPDVAGKFIKDGDMVLELGSGQGANILHLAKQFPGATFTGLDLFPGKMQETLPNLTITKQDYSKMPQFADNTFDVIYAIETMVHSTDKMPVLAEIKRVLKPGGIFVVFDYALKNAYESYTGESQKAIDLISKGGAAAVIESVASWEDYFARTGFASVSTKDLTKEIMPDLRRLEHRAACILDHPFRAKVVFRTLPRQFVGNIILGYLGADSAAEEVIVYKEWILKK; translated from the coding sequence ATGGGGAAGAAAAACACGCCGGCAACGATTGCCGAAAAAATACATCATATGGAGGGGTTCCTGGATCTGGACAAGTTCATCACGGGGGACAAGAACGCAGTGAAGGATATTGAGGCCTACTACAAGACGAATCACGCGGCTTATCGCCGGGTTCATTCCAAGGCAGGCTATATGCATTTCCATGTGTCCAAGGATGGCAAGACCTTCTCGCCGGAGGATGCCAGCTATCAGCCGGATGTGGCGGGGAAATTCATCAAGGACGGGGATATGGTGCTGGAACTGGGGTCCGGCCAGGGCGCCAATATCCTGCATCTGGCCAAGCAGTTCCCTGGGGCGACGTTCACAGGGCTGGATCTTTTCCCGGGGAAGATGCAGGAAACACTGCCCAATCTTACCATCACCAAGCAGGATTACAGCAAGATGCCCCAGTTCGCGGACAACACCTTTGATGTGATCTATGCCATTGAAACCATGGTGCACAGCACGGACAAGATGCCGGTGCTGGCTGAGATCAAGCGGGTGCTGAAGCCCGGCGGGATTTTCGTGGTCTTCGACTACGCCCTGAAAAATGCTTATGAAAGCTACACAGGCGAAAGCCAGAAGGCCATCGATCTGATTTCCAAGGGCGGTGCTGCGGCGGTTATTGAATCCGTGGCCTCCTGGGAAGATTATTTTGCCCGTACTGGTTTTGCCTCGGTCAGCACTAAGGATCTGACCAAAGAGATCATGCCGGATCTGCGCCGGCTGGAACATCGCGCGGCTTGTATCCTGGATCATCCCTTCCGGGCCAAGGTGGTCTTCCGCACATTGCCCCGCCAGTTTGTGGGCAATATTATCCTGGGCTATCTGGGAGCTGATTCTGCTGCCGAGGAAGTCATTGTGTACAAAGAATGGATATTGAAAAAGTAA
- a CDS encoding YitT family protein: protein MIQLRLLQHRLLRYMGITVGCLIASCSINLFWVPSHLLTGGATGIAMIVYYLTHLPIGAQTFAYNIPLLWAAWRLLGKGYTCDVIIGTAIFSFCLDFTKPLNDFAPVSDYMLAAIFGGVFNGIGYGIVFRMNGSTGGFDIVGAIAKKFYSFNMGGVIFGFNCLVMLAAAFMFGVAPAMFTLICMFMNAMVTDKVIAGFNSRKALLIVSNQAEAIAEGIMEVGRGVTFLHGQGAFTRRERNVVFVVVTLTQVAKMKMIINAIDPDAFVIIMSANEVMGHGFSSPGVKNGTVVHRYGNGR from the coding sequence ATGATTCAGCTCAGGCTGCTGCAGCATCGTTTATTGCGCTATATGGGAATCACAGTGGGATGTTTGATTGCCAGCTGCTCCATCAACCTCTTTTGGGTGCCTTCCCATCTTTTGACCGGCGGCGCCACGGGCATTGCCATGATTGTGTACTACTTGACGCATCTGCCCATTGGTGCCCAGACCTTTGCCTATAATATTCCGCTGTTATGGGCGGCCTGGCGGCTGCTGGGCAAGGGCTATACCTGTGATGTGATCATCGGTACGGCCATCTTTTCCTTCTGTCTGGATTTCACCAAGCCGTTGAATGATTTCGCTCCGGTCAGCGATTATATGCTGGCGGCCATCTTTGGTGGTGTTTTCAATGGCATCGGCTATGGCATTGTCTTCCGCATGAACGGCAGTACCGGCGGTTTTGATATCGTGGGGGCCATTGCCAAGAAATTCTATTCCTTCAATATGGGGGGCGTGATCTTTGGCTTCAACTGCCTTGTGATGCTGGCAGCGGCCTTTATGTTCGGCGTGGCGCCGGCAATGTTCACCTTGATCTGCATGTTTATGAATGCCATGGTGACGGATAAGGTTATCGCAGGCTTTAACAGCCGGAAGGCGCTTTTGATCGTATCCAATCAGGCGGAGGCCATCGCTGAGGGCATTATGGAAGTGGGTCGCGGGGTGACCTTCCTGCATGGGCAGGGAGCCTTTACCCGCCGGGAACGCAATGTGGTGTTCGTGGTGGTGACGCTTACCCAGGTGGCCAAGATGAAGATGATCATCAACGCCATCGATCCGGACGCCTTTGTAATCATCATGTCGGCCAATGAGGTCATGGGGCATGGCTTCAGCTCGCCGGGGGTGAAGAATGGCACGGTGGTTCATCGCTACGGCAATGGACGCTAA
- a CDS encoding aminopeptidase, with the protein MQQDLLKKYAELVVRVGVNIQKDQILVINTPIECAEFAREISKAAFAAGAHDVVMSWGDELSAHIRFENGKRELFTEFPEWRVKFCQGYAEQGAAFVSIAARDPQIFSDIDPEKLKLANQAAGAALLEYRERLMSNKNTWCVVSVPTKGWAAKVFPEDMEEAAVEKLWQAIFQTVRIGEGVDTVEEWQKHTEFLQKAAAFLNEQKFTKLHYKNSMGTDLTIELPEGHIWSGGAEKSELGTVFVANMPTEEVFSLPKRDGVNGTVVASKPLNYNGNLIEGFKLTFKDGKVVDYGAEKGGEILKGLLETDEGASYLGEVALVPFDSPISQSGILFYNTLFDENASCHLALGKAYPTCIEGGENMDSVTLLQHGVNDSLVHEDFMVGTRDLEIIGTTADGREIKIFEQGNFGRNLW; encoded by the coding sequence ATGCAGCAGGATTTATTGAAGAAATATGCAGAATTAGTGGTAAGAGTCGGTGTCAATATCCAGAAGGACCAGATCCTGGTCATCAATACGCCCATTGAGTGTGCGGAGTTTGCCCGGGAAATCAGCAAGGCAGCCTTTGCGGCTGGTGCCCATGATGTGGTTATGAGCTGGGGAGACGAGTTATCGGCTCATATCCGCTTTGAAAATGGCAAGAGGGAACTCTTCACGGAATTTCCGGAATGGCGGGTGAAGTTCTGTCAGGGCTATGCAGAGCAGGGGGCGGCCTTTGTCTCCATCGCGGCCCGGGATCCGCAGATTTTCAGTGATATCGATCCGGAAAAACTCAAGCTGGCCAATCAGGCGGCCGGCGCAGCGTTGCTGGAATACCGGGAGCGCCTGATGAGCAATAAGAATACCTGGTGCGTGGTGTCTGTGCCCACCAAGGGCTGGGCGGCCAAGGTTTTCCCGGAGGATATGGAAGAAGCTGCGGTGGAAAAACTTTGGCAGGCGATTTTCCAGACGGTGCGCATCGGCGAAGGCGTGGATACGGTGGAAGAATGGCAAAAGCATACGGAGTTTTTGCAGAAGGCCGCAGCCTTCCTGAATGAGCAGAAGTTTACCAAGCTTCATTATAAGAACAGCATGGGTACGGATCTGACCATTGAACTGCCGGAAGGCCATATCTGGTCAGGCGGTGCGGAAAAGTCAGAGCTGGGCACGGTTTTCGTGGCCAATATGCCGACGGAAGAGGTATTCTCCCTGCCGAAGCGAGACGGTGTCAATGGTACCGTAGTGGCTTCCAAGCCGCTGAACTACAACGGTAACCTGATTGAAGGCTTCAAGCTGACCTTCAAGGATGGCAAGGTTGTGGATTACGGTGCGGAAAAGGGCGGCGAAATCCTCAAGGGCTTGCTGGAAACGGATGAAGGGGCAAGCTATCTGGGTGAGGTGGCTTTGGTGCCCTTTGATTCGCCGATTTCCCAGAGCGGGATTCTGTTCTACAATACCCTGTTTGATGAAAATGCTTCCTGCCATCTGGCTTTGGGCAAGGCTTATCCAACCTGTATCGAGGGTGGCGAGAACATGGACAGCGTGACGCTGCTGCAGCATGGTGTCAATGATTCGTTGGTGCATGAGGATTTCATGGTGGGTACCCGGGATTTGGAAATCATCGGCACCACGGCAGATGGCCGGGAAATCAAGATCTTTGAGCAGGGTAATTTCGGGAGGAACTTATGGTAA
- the dtd gene encoding D-aminoacyl-tRNA deacylase, which yields MRAVVTRVKSASVVIDDKVNGAIDQGFLVLLGVGPEDTAESAQKLAEKIYNVRVFSDDAGKMNLSLDQVGGKMLVISQFTLYADLKKRRPGFSHAAPPAMANDLYETFMQDLRDLGVTVEHGQFGADMQVESVNDGPVTLCFDTEAL from the coding sequence GTGCGAGCGGTGGTAACGCGAGTCAAGTCTGCCAGCGTGGTGATTGATGATAAAGTGAACGGTGCTATTGACCAGGGCTTTTTGGTGCTTTTGGGTGTAGGGCCGGAAGATACGGCAGAGTCAGCGCAGAAGCTGGCGGAGAAGATATATAATGTAAGGGTTTTCTCGGATGATGCCGGGAAAATGAATCTGAGCCTGGATCAGGTGGGGGGCAAGATGCTGGTGATTTCCCAGTTCACCCTCTATGCAGATCTCAAAAAGCGCCGTCCCGGTTTCAGTCATGCGGCGCCGCCAGCGATGGCCAATGACTTGTATGAGACCTTCATGCAGGATCTGCGGGACTTGGGCGTGACGGTGGAGCATGGGCAGTTCGGTGCAGATATGCAGGTGGAGTCGGTCAATGACGGGCCGGTTACCCTTTGTTTTGATACGGAGGCTTTGTGA